The segment GCTTCTTCAGCTGGTGCCTCTTCTACCGCTTCTACTGATGCTTCTTCTGCCGCTTCTTCAGCTGGGGCTTCTTCAGCTGGTGCCTCTTCTACCGCTTCTACTGATGCTTCTTCTGCCGCTTCAGCTGGGGCTTCTTCTACAGCTTCAGCTGGGGCTTCTTCAGCTGGGGCTTCTTCTGCCGCTTCAGCTGGCCCTTCTTCTTGTAATTTTAGCTCAGCTTTTTTAGCAATTAACTTTGCCTTCTTTTTTTCTTTCTTTTCTAACCTTACTTTAGTCTGATCTTCTGTTTCTTTAGATATGTCTACTAATTTACTTACTCTTTGGCTTAATTGAGCTCCTTGAGACACCCAATGATTCATTCTTTCGATGTCAATTTTAATATCATCTTCTGTAGGATTAAAGAAACCTATTCTTTCTATGAATCTTCCATCTCTTGGTTTTCGGGAATCTGCTACATGTATATGGAAAAAAGGACGTTTCTTAGCACCTGCACGGGATAATCTTATTGTTAACATATTTTAAAAAATGACTTTGAATCTGAAAAAGGAGTATTCTAAGTGAAAATGAGCACCTTTCAACTAAAATATGCTTTATTAACAAACTATTCTTAAATTTATTTGAAGATTTTTTGTTACTTTGTAAAAAATGATATAATTTGTAACTACTTAATAGACAAAAATTAATCTCATTAACCATTACATTTATATCTTATAGCAATAGCTAACCTACCTTGAACGAAATATCTCTTTGGATTCTACTTACCTTTATAGTCTTACTTGTTCTTATGTCTGCTTTTTTTTCTGGTTCTGAAACAAGTATGATGGCTATAAATCGCTATCGTCTAAAACACCTTGTTAAAGAAAAATATAAACCTGCTAAGAGAGTTACTAAATTACTTGAAAGGACAGATAGACTTTTGGGGGTCATTTTAATTGGTAACAATTTTACCCACACACTAGCTACAGCAATAGCAACAATAGTTGCTATTAGGGTTTGGGATGATAGTGCTGTTTTAGCAGTAACAGTATTAATGACTATTATAATGATAATATTTGCTGAAGTTATGCCTAAAACTATTGCAGCTTTAAAACCTGAAAGCATCGCATTTCCAGCCTCTTATGTCTTAAAACCATTATCAAAAATTTTAAGTCCATTAGTAACTTTTGTGAGTCTTATCTCGAATAATATTACTAAATTGCTAGGAGTGAATGCTGAAGAGCCCATTAAAGATGAATTAAGTAGTGAAGAATTAAAAACTATCCTTCAATCTTCTGGGGTGCCAAATAGACAACTTCAGATGCTAGTTGGTATATTTGATATGGATAATTTAAAAGTAAATGATGTAATGATTCCAAAGACTCAATTAAAAGGAATAGATATTTCTAAAGACATTAAAGATGTGCTTAAAGTGCTTGAAAAAAATGAGTTTGATAATCTACCAATATATGATGAAAACTTAGATAATTTAAAAGGAATTTTAACACTTGAGGGAGCAGCAAACTTTCTTATTCAAAACAAAAATAAAGAAAACTTATTAGAGTGTATGCAAGGCTTACAATATATTCCTGAAAATACTCCCCTCCATACGCAATTACTTAATTTTCAAAATGAAAAAAGATTAGTAGGTACTGTAGTTGATGAATATGGAGATATTCAAGGAATGATCACTAGGAAAGCTATCTTGGAAGAGATTGTAGGGAAACTTACGTCCGATACTAAAGAAGATTTAAATATTATGCCTCAACCTGATGGAGCATTTATCATAAATGGTAATCTTACTATTCGCGAGGTTAATAAAAGATTAGATTGGGATTTACCAGTGGAAGGGCCAAAAACAATAAGTGGACTTATTTTAGAAACGGCTCAAGCTATTCCAGTAAATAATGTAGGTCTAAAGATTGATAACTATAGTTTTGAGACTATTTTGATAAAAGATAATGTAGTTAAAATGGCAAAGGCTCATAAAATAGAAATAAAAAAAGAGGAAAGTACAGACGATGATTAATGAATTTTGGAATCTTATTCAAGCAACTTGGCAAACAGGTATTAGGGGTATTGGCATTGATCAACTAATAATATGTCTATTAATTATATTTGGTGGATTGATAACAAGATCACTTATAAGCACAAAATTAGTGGATAAATTGGCTAATCTTACAAAATATACGGAATCAGGATTCGATGATGAAATAGTAGAATCTCTGAGAGCTCCAATAGGAATGATCCCCATTGCATTTGCTTTGTATTTAATTACCATTTTTCTTCCTTTAACTGGATCCTTAGATTTAATAATTACCAACCTAGTAGTTATGGTAGTAATTTATACAATTTTTAGCGCACTCTCTAATATTACTAAGCCATTCTTTTCTCTATTAGGAGAAAGTACTTGGTTAACTCAAGCTATGTCCTTATGGTTAAATAGAGTTGCTAAAGTCATCATTTGGATTATAGGAATTACAATGATGTTAGATGTATGGGGCATTGAAATAGGCCCTATAATTGCTGGTCTAGGTCTATTTTCAGTAGCAGTGGCTTTAGGTGCTCAAGATATGTTTAAAAATATCATAGCTGGTATTTTTATCATTAGTGAGAAAAGATTCCAGCATGGAGACAGAATTAGAGTAGGTGATGATCTTCATGGAATTGTTGAAAACATAGGATTTAGATCAACAGAAGTAAGGTTATTAGATACATCCCCTGTTTTTGTACCTAATACAGACCTATCTGATGCTCAATTAATCAATCATCAGAATATGAGCTATCGAAGGATAAATTGGACAATTAATGTTTTGTACAGCACCTCTGTCCAAGAATTGAAAGACATCTGTCACGAAACAGAACTCTTCATAAAAGATTGTGAAGATTTTTCTGAAAATCCAAATCAAGAAAACTTTGTCAAAGTAACAGAACTAGGATCAAGTTCTATTGATATAACAATTCTTTGCTATGCAGAGCCAATGGATTTCACTAACTTCTCACAAGTAAAACAAAATCTAATTTTTGAAATAATGGATATAGTAAAAAGAAATAATTCTGATTTTGCTTTTCCAAGCAGGACTGTGTATATGGATAACTCAGAGGAATGAATTCTTTATATATAAAAAAGGAGCTAAATGCTCCTTTTTTTTAATTAAATACTATAGATAGTAAGCTATAGATGACAAGCCTAAAGCTAGTATAAAGCTAGAAACTATAACAGCCCTAACTGATGTTATAACTGGAATCATCTTACCCCATATAGCATTTGCTTCGATTGCAAGAATGATTGCTAAACCCAGATACAAACCAGATGCACTCATTGTTCCGCCAAATAAATAACCTCCGTGGGGATAATGTGCTGAAGAAACCATAAAATAAAGCATAGCCACAGAAAAAAGAGTATTTGTTC is part of the SAR86 cluster bacterium genome and harbors:
- the rpsP gene encoding 30S ribosomal protein S16; amino-acid sequence: MLTIRLSRAGAKKRPFFHIHVADSRKPRDGRFIERIGFFNPTEDDIKIDIERMNHWVSQGAQLSQRVSKLVDISKETEDQTKVRLEKKEKKKAKLIAKKAELKLQEEGPAEAAEEAPAEEAPAEAVEEAPAEAAEEASVEAVEEAPAEEAPAEEAAEEASVEAVEEAPAEEA
- a CDS encoding CNNM domain-containing protein, producing the protein MNEISLWILLTFIVLLVLMSAFFSGSETSMMAINRYRLKHLVKEKYKPAKRVTKLLERTDRLLGVILIGNNFTHTLATAIATIVAIRVWDDSAVLAVTVLMTIIMIIFAEVMPKTIAALKPESIAFPASYVLKPLSKILSPLVTFVSLISNNITKLLGVNAEEPIKDELSSEELKTILQSSGVPNRQLQMLVGIFDMDNLKVNDVMIPKTQLKGIDISKDIKDVLKVLEKNEFDNLPIYDENLDNLKGILTLEGAANFLIQNKNKENLLECMQGLQYIPENTPLHTQLLNFQNEKRLVGTVVDEYGDIQGMITRKAILEEIVGKLTSDTKEDLNIMPQPDGAFIINGNLTIREVNKRLDWDLPVEGPKTISGLILETAQAIPVNNVGLKIDNYSFETILIKDNVVKMAKAHKIEIKKEESTDDD
- a CDS encoding mechanosensitive ion channel family protein gives rise to the protein MINEFWNLIQATWQTGIRGIGIDQLIICLLIIFGGLITRSLISTKLVDKLANLTKYTESGFDDEIVESLRAPIGMIPIAFALYLITIFLPLTGSLDLIITNLVVMVVIYTIFSALSNITKPFFSLLGESTWLTQAMSLWLNRVAKVIIWIIGITMMLDVWGIEIGPIIAGLGLFSVAVALGAQDMFKNIIAGIFIISEKRFQHGDRIRVGDDLHGIVENIGFRSTEVRLLDTSPVFVPNTDLSDAQLINHQNMSYRRINWTINVLYSTSVQELKDICHETELFIKDCEDFSENPNQENFVKVTELGSSSIDITILCYAEPMDFTNFSQVKQNLIFEIMDIVKRNNSDFAFPSRTVYMDNSEE